One Acidobacteriota bacterium DNA window includes the following coding sequences:
- the gmd gene encoding GDP-mannose 4,6-dehydratase, protein MTKVAVITGVTGQDGAYLAEFLLKKGYQVHGIKRRTSLFNTDRIDHLYEDPHVQNSHFHLHYGDMSDATSLLRTIKDTEPDEIYNLAAQSHVGVSFEEPEYTADVDALGTLRMLEAIRILGLKDKTRFYQASTSELFGMVREAPQTESTPFHPRSPYGVAKLYAHWITINYREAYSLFACNGILFNHESPVRGETFVSRKVTRGLARIKVGLEECLYLGNLEARRDWGHARDYVEMQWLMLQQDKPDDYVIATGEQHSVREFVEASAAALGMKLTWRGSGLGEQGVDEKGRVIVAIDPRYMRPAEVESLLGDATKARTKLGWRPKVTFPQLVEEMAAADLKHAEREALARRSGYVSFARAETTR, encoded by the coding sequence ATGACGAAGGTCGCTGTAATCACGGGTGTCACCGGCCAGGACGGCGCCTATCTCGCCGAGTTCCTGCTGAAGAAGGGTTACCAGGTGCACGGTATCAAGCGGCGCACCTCATTGTTCAACACCGATCGCATCGACCACCTGTACGAGGACCCGCACGTGCAGAACAGCCACTTCCACCTGCACTACGGCGACATGAGCGACGCGACCAGCTTGTTGCGGACGATCAAAGACACTGAGCCCGACGAGATCTATAACCTGGCGGCGCAGAGCCATGTCGGCGTGTCATTCGAGGAGCCGGAGTACACCGCCGACGTGGACGCCCTGGGCACCCTCCGCATGCTGGAGGCGATCCGGATCCTGGGCCTCAAGGACAAGACGCGCTTTTACCAGGCGTCCACGTCCGAGCTGTTCGGCATGGTGCGAGAAGCGCCGCAGACGGAGTCGACCCCGTTCCACCCGCGGTCGCCTTACGGCGTGGCCAAGCTTTACGCCCATTGGATCACGATCAACTACCGCGAGGCCTACTCACTGTTCGCCTGCAATGGGATCTTGTTCAACCACGAGTCGCCGGTTCGAGGCGAGACATTCGTCAGCCGCAAGGTGACGCGCGGACTGGCGCGAATCAAGGTCGGGTTGGAGGAATGCCTATACCTAGGAAACCTTGAGGCGCGTCGCGATTGGGGGCACGCGCGCGACTACGTCGAGATGCAGTGGCTTATGCTGCAGCAGGATAAGCCGGATGACTACGTTATCGCGACCGGGGAACAACACAGCGTGCGCGAGTTCGTCGAGGCCAGCGCAGCGGCGTTGGGCATGAAGTTGACGTGGCGCGGTTCCGGATTGGGCGAGCAGGGGGTGGACGAGAAGGGTCGCGTGATCGTCGCGATCGATCCCCGGTACATGCGCCCGGCGGAAGTAGAGTCGCTCCTCGGCGACGCCACCAAGGCGCGAACGAAGCTGGGGTGGCGGCCGAAGGTGACCTTCCCGCAGCTGGTCGAGGAGATGGCGGCCGCGGACCTGAAACACGCCGAGCGGGAAGCGCTGGCCCGGCGAAGCGGATATGTCAGCTTCGCGCGCGCCGAGACGACCCGCTAG
- the asnB gene encoding asparagine synthase (glutamine-hydrolyzing), which produces MCGIAGFLELSTRRAHPELAHLARTMADRLRHRGPDDSAEWADPATGMAFGHRRLSILDLSAEGRQPMLSADGRFVICYNGEIYNVGDLRRELEASGSSPQWRGHSDTEVLLAAISQWGVKAAIQRAVGMFALGVWDRQERTLWLVRDRIGEKPLYYGWIGSTFLFASELKALQAHPAWRAEVDRGALALFMRHGYVPAPYSIYEGIYKLPPASLLSVRADAGRQAASPEKYWDLLEVATAGCEHPYPGSQAEAAQHLEQLLRRAVRGQMVADVPLGAFLSGGIDSSTIVALMQAESRQPVRTFSVGFHESGFDEAARARAIAAHLGTNHTELYVTPKECREVIPHLAEFYDEPFADSSQVPTFLIAKLARQSVTVGLSGDGGDEVFGGYNRYLWARRIWQISRGLPLSARRATRKALERIPPSAWDSVIGTVGGLLGKRVQHPADKVQKLARIIEQPDPDAMYRELVSHWDDPNLVLDATPHPTTLSDPAALVSIADSTQRMMCRDALTYLPDDVLVKVDRAAMAVSLETRIPYLDHRVVEFAWTLPLGMKIAGNTGKILLRQVLYRYVPEELLDQPKMGFGVPIGAWLRGPLRAWAEGLLDERRLAEEGFFDPAPIVKKWREHLEGVHAWESQLWNALMFQSWLASQRAGAVPEIAARA; this is translated from the coding sequence ATGTGCGGCATCGCGGGCTTTCTCGAGCTGTCGACGCGACGCGCCCACCCGGAACTGGCGCACCTTGCGCGCACCATGGCAGACCGACTGCGCCACCGCGGCCCGGATGATTCAGCGGAATGGGCCGACCCAGCCACCGGGATGGCGTTCGGCCATCGCCGTCTCTCGATCCTTGATCTCTCGGCCGAAGGCCGGCAGCCGATGCTCTCCGCGGACGGCCGGTTCGTGATCTGCTACAACGGCGAGATCTACAACGTCGGCGACCTGCGACGGGAACTCGAGGCCAGTGGGTCTTCGCCGCAGTGGCGCGGCCACTCCGACACCGAGGTCCTGCTGGCGGCGATCTCTCAGTGGGGTGTCAAGGCAGCGATCCAGCGCGCGGTTGGGATGTTCGCGCTCGGCGTGTGGGATCGGCAGGAACGCACGCTGTGGCTGGTGCGCGACCGTATCGGAGAAAAGCCGCTGTACTACGGCTGGATCGGTTCGACGTTCCTGTTCGCATCAGAGCTGAAGGCACTGCAGGCTCATCCCGCGTGGCGGGCGGAGGTCGACCGCGGGGCCCTGGCTCTGTTCATGCGGCACGGCTACGTGCCGGCGCCGTACTCGATCTATGAGGGGATCTACAAGCTGCCGCCCGCGTCGCTGCTTTCGGTCCGCGCGGACGCCGGCCGTCAGGCGGCGAGTCCGGAGAAGTACTGGGACTTGCTCGAAGTAGCCACCGCCGGTTGCGAGCATCCGTATCCGGGCAGTCAGGCGGAGGCAGCCCAGCACCTGGAGCAACTTCTGCGGCGCGCGGTTCGCGGGCAAATGGTGGCCGACGTCCCACTGGGCGCGTTCCTTTCTGGCGGGATCGATTCCTCGACCATTGTGGCTCTCATGCAGGCTGAAAGCCGGCAGCCGGTTCGAACCTTTTCCGTGGGATTCCACGAATCCGGTTTCGACGAAGCCGCACGCGCCCGCGCCATCGCTGCTCACCTGGGCACGAACCACACCGAGCTCTACGTCACTCCCAAGGAGTGCCGGGAAGTGATCCCGCATCTGGCGGAGTTCTACGACGAGCCCTTCGCCGACTCGTCGCAGGTGCCAACGTTCCTGATCGCGAAGCTTGCGCGGCAGTCCGTAACCGTGGGCTTATCGGGCGACGGTGGCGACGAAGTCTTCGGTGGCTACAACCGCTACCTGTGGGCACGTCGCATCTGGCAGATCAGCCGCGGACTGCCATTGAGCGCGCGACGTGCCACTCGCAAGGCACTCGAACGCATCCCGCCCAGCGCGTGGGACTCGGTGATCGGCACCGTTGGTGGTCTGCTGGGCAAGCGCGTCCAGCACCCAGCGGATAAGGTGCAAAAACTGGCTCGCATCATCGAACAGCCTGACCCGGACGCGATGTACCGCGAGTTGGTGTCCCATTGGGACGATCCCAACCTGGTGCTGGATGCCACCCCACACCCGACGACGCTGTCCGATCCCGCTGCACTCGTTTCCATCGCTGATTCTACTCAGCGCATGATGTGTCGAGACGCGCTTACCTACTTGCCGGACGACGTCTTGGTCAAGGTCGACCGTGCCGCCATGGCAGTGTCGCTGGAAACACGCATCCCGTATCTAGACCACCGGGTCGTCGAGTTTGCTTGGACGCTTCCGCTAGGAATGAAGATTGCCGGCAACACTGGGAAGATCCTGCTGCGGCAAGTTTTGTACCGCTACGTTCCCGAGGAGTTGCTGGATCAGCCGAAGATGGGCTTTGGAGTCCCCATCGGCGCCTGGTTGCGCGGCCCGCTACGCGCGTGGGCGGAAGGTCTCCTGGACGAGCGGCGACTGGCGGAGGAAGGATTTTTCGACCCTGCGCCGATCGTTAAGAAGTGGCGCGAGCATCTCGAGGGTGTGCACGCTTGGGAGTCTCAGCTGTGGAACGCGCTGATGTTTCAGTCCTGGCTGGCATCCCAGCGTGCCGGGGCGGTCCCGGAAATAGCCGCACGTGCCTGA
- a CDS encoding NAD-dependent epimerase/dehydratase family protein — protein MKVLVTGANGFIGRALCEHLLQSGCSVRAAIRSGSAFPGTETVPIPSVDGATDWKEALRDVDAVVHLAARVHVMREYHPDPASAFHQVNSEGTSRLAMMAAEAGVRRLVYMSSIKVNGERTKGFAFTESDVPKPSGFYGISKWQAEEALWQTAQRTGLEVVVLRAPLVYGPGAPGNFMRLLKIIDRGFPLPFASVKNQRSFIYVTNLCDAIRACLQHPAAAGRTFLVSDGDDVSTPDLIAFLAKSLGRRSRLIPFPPLLLEAVAALLRRQEEAERLLKSLRVNSAGIRQMLHWTPPCTLHEGLQATADAYLAARGNQQGQAATPPANLHSA, from the coding sequence ATGAAGGTTCTAGTCACGGGAGCAAATGGATTCATCGGTCGCGCGCTCTGCGAGCATCTGCTGCAGAGCGGCTGCTCGGTGCGAGCGGCCATCCGTTCTGGTTCTGCGTTTCCGGGGACGGAAACGGTACCCATCCCCTCGGTGGACGGAGCAACGGACTGGAAGGAAGCCTTGCGTGACGTGGATGCCGTGGTTCACCTTGCAGCCCGTGTCCATGTCATGCGCGAGTACCACCCCGATCCCGCTTCCGCTTTCCACCAGGTCAACAGCGAAGGGACCTCCCGCCTGGCGATGATGGCTGCCGAAGCCGGGGTGCGCCGGCTCGTTTATATGAGTTCCATCAAGGTCAATGGAGAGCGGACTAAGGGATTCGCATTTACCGAGTCTGACGTTCCCAAGCCGAGCGGCTTTTACGGCATTTCTAAATGGCAAGCCGAAGAAGCCTTGTGGCAAACGGCGCAGCGGACCGGCTTGGAGGTTGTGGTGCTTCGGGCCCCTCTGGTCTATGGACCGGGCGCCCCGGGGAACTTCATGCGCCTGTTGAAGATCATCGACCGGGGTTTCCCCCTCCCCTTTGCCTCGGTAAAGAACCAGCGCAGCTTCATATACGTTACCAACTTGTGCGACGCGATCCGAGCGTGTTTGCAGCATCCGGCCGCTGCGGGCCGCACGTTCCTGGTCAGCGATGGGGATGATGTCTCTACCCCTGACCTCATCGCGTTCTTGGCGAAGTCTCTGGGGCGTCGCAGTAGACTGATTCCGTTCCCGCCGCTTCTGCTGGAGGCGGTCGCAGCCCTGTTGCGCCGTCAAGAAGAGGCGGAACGGTTGTTGAAGTCACTGCGGGTGAACAGCGCCGGCATCCGGCAGATGCTCCACTGGACTCCACCTTGCACGCTGCACGAAGGGCTGCAAGCGACAGCGGATGCATATCTGGCCGCGCGGGGAAACCAGCAGGGACAAGCGGCGACGCCCCCCGCAAACCTCCACAGCGCCTAA
- a CDS encoding glycosyltransferase family 2 protein, with protein sequence MAISQDPQAAGAPAVSISIVIPVWNEKPYLAACLEGILQSDLPANSYEVLVMDGGSTDGSREIAEEFAARHANVLALANPERIPSTAMNRGIRRARGQYIIRMDAHAEFPPAYARTCVEELERTGADNVGFPADARPSGQTTVAQATAFFGQHPLGVGPSAFRLGWGDRDVDTVPFGAFRRSVFERVGLYREDLVRHQDFELNARIRMSGGRVYLSRKTRSVYFARPTLASFFRQAALNGLWNARSWVMYEGCFTWRHAMPMFFVLSLLATLATGFFWRPAWWAAAAIPGAYALTLLAVGVQLAFRHGARYLFVAPVVFAAHQLPYGIMELVGLISMLFSRRRSVHPPVRLEPLQ encoded by the coding sequence GTGGCCATCTCCCAAGACCCACAAGCGGCCGGTGCGCCAGCCGTCTCGATCTCAATCGTGATTCCTGTCTGGAACGAGAAACCCTACCTCGCCGCCTGCCTTGAGGGCATCCTGCAAAGCGATCTTCCCGCAAACAGTTACGAGGTGTTGGTGATGGATGGCGGCTCGACGGACGGTTCTCGGGAGATCGCGGAGGAGTTTGCCGCGCGTCATGCCAACGTGCTGGCGCTGGCGAATCCCGAGCGTATACCTTCGACCGCGATGAATCGTGGCATTCGGCGCGCGCGGGGCCAGTACATCATTCGCATGGATGCGCATGCTGAGTTCCCGCCTGCCTACGCCCGAACATGCGTAGAGGAATTGGAGCGGACGGGAGCGGACAACGTGGGTTTTCCCGCGGACGCGCGCCCGAGCGGCCAGACAACTGTGGCGCAGGCGACCGCATTCTTCGGACAGCACCCGCTCGGCGTCGGGCCATCCGCTTTCCGGTTGGGCTGGGGGGACCGCGACGTGGACACCGTGCCGTTCGGAGCGTTCCGGCGAAGCGTGTTCGAGCGCGTCGGCCTGTATCGCGAAGACCTGGTGCGGCACCAGGATTTCGAACTGAATGCGAGGATACGGATGTCCGGCGGACGGGTATATCTCTCGCGCAAGACCCGAAGCGTGTATTTCGCACGGCCCACGCTGGCGAGTTTCTTCCGGCAAGCTGCGCTCAATGGGTTGTGGAACGCGCGCTCCTGGGTGATGTATGAAGGTTGCTTTACCTGGCGCCATGCAATGCCCATGTTCTTCGTGCTTTCGCTGCTGGCGACGCTTGCGACCGGGTTCTTCTGGCGGCCGGCATGGTGGGCCGCCGCAGCGATCCCCGGAGCATACGCGTTGACGTTGCTCGCGGTGGGCGTTCAACTGGCCTTTCGGCATGGCGCGCGATATCTGTTCGTGGCGCCGGTGGTGTTCGCGGCTCACCAGCTGCCGTATGGGATCATGGAGTTGGTCGGTTTAATCTCGATGTTGTTTTCGCGCCGGCGCAGTGTGCACCCGCCCGTGCGCCTGGAGCCGCTGCAATGA
- a CDS encoding GDP-L-fucose synthase: MNKSARIYVAGHRGLVGSAITRRLSEAGFENLLLRTHAELDLIAPAAVEEFFHREQPEYVVMAAARVGGVVANNTYPAEFITENLAIELNVIRAAWKAGVRRLLFLGSSCIYPQLAPQPIKEEYLLTGPLEPTNRAYAIAKIAGVEMCASLNREYGTRFLCPMPCNLYGRGDNFDPENSHVIPGVLGRIHQAKINGDDQVVLWGTGTPRREFMSSDDLADACLFLMSLPDDHFDELVRADDRPPLINIGTGEDLTIRELAERIRTIVGYQGRVVFDASRPDGTPRKLLDVSRLQRLGWHARISLEAGLRAMYEEFLARTMVHHP; this comes from the coding sequence ATGAATAAAAGCGCAAGGATCTACGTGGCAGGGCATCGCGGGCTGGTGGGCTCGGCTATCACGCGGCGCCTGTCGGAAGCCGGTTTTGAGAACCTGCTGCTGCGTACCCATGCCGAACTCGATCTCATCGCCCCTGCCGCGGTAGAAGAGTTCTTCCATCGCGAGCAGCCGGAGTACGTGGTCATGGCGGCAGCGCGCGTCGGCGGCGTCGTCGCCAACAACACTTACCCGGCGGAGTTCATCACCGAGAACCTGGCGATCGAGCTGAACGTGATCCGCGCGGCGTGGAAAGCGGGCGTCCGGCGGCTGCTGTTCCTCGGTTCCAGCTGCATCTATCCGCAGCTTGCGCCACAGCCGATCAAGGAAGAGTACCTGTTGACCGGGCCGCTCGAGCCGACGAACCGCGCCTATGCCATCGCCAAGATCGCCGGCGTGGAGATGTGCGCATCGCTGAATCGGGAGTACGGCACCCGGTTCCTATGCCCGATGCCCTGCAACCTCTACGGGCGCGGTGACAACTTCGATCCGGAGAATTCGCACGTCATCCCAGGAGTGTTGGGGAGGATCCACCAGGCCAAGATCAATGGAGACGACCAGGTCGTGCTCTGGGGCACCGGCACGCCGCGGCGCGAGTTCATGTCCAGCGACGATCTCGCCGACGCGTGCCTCTTCTTGATGTCGCTTCCGGACGACCACTTCGATGAGTTGGTGCGAGCCGATGACCGACCGCCGCTTATCAATATCGGGACGGGCGAGGACCTGACCATCCGCGAGCTGGCCGAACGCATCCGCACCATCGTTGGATATCAGGGTCGGGTCGTGTTCGACGCGTCGCGGCCCGACGGAACGCCTCGCAAGTTGCTCGATGTCTCGCGCCTGCAGCGGCTCGGGTGGCACGCGCGCATCAGCCTCGAGGCGGGCCTGCGCGCGATGTACGAGGAGTTCCTCGCGCGCACAATGGTCCACCATCCCTGA